A single window of Leptolyngbya ohadii IS1 DNA harbors:
- a CDS encoding nSTAND1 domain-containing NTPase, whose protein sequence is MSRDALVVGVNTYQNLPGLKAPARDAEAVAKMLHTYGEFRVHRLPEVLQAGQPQVGQKTQVTLQMLESALIQLFKPKGRSVAQTALFYFSGHGLQREAGIREGFLAPSNTDPDRGFYGLSLFWLRRLLQESPVRQRIIILDCCHSGELLNFLEADPGAVPGTDRLFMAASREYETAYESIDSPYSVFTQALLTGLDPSRNQTGTVNHHALTDWVNHQLKGEIQQPLFESSGSEIILTRQVTRLDRPLDRMEGTTNLYPTQPPIQTSSLSLVCPYRGQECFEEQHAEFFFGREALTVELLQKLETDRLVAVVGASGIGKSSLVRAGLVPLLRQKHQRQRHQQPIEQVCTASTPTAPGQGSLSASFQPPTSDLQIKLLTPSVHPLKSLAAAFVSPEANPIDRAEQLVRAEQLLQSGAAGLVQLIRASLPPSGTTGLSPSRPTCGGSVKRSQVVLIIDQLEEIFAQSVTEWERQQFFACLAVAEQELANCLKIVVVLRSDFINQCQSFELLAAPVTRHPVVVPSLKYEQLKAAIVRPAQKAGLRCEPNLVYTLLLDVMGASGELALLQSTLLKLWQQRQSTPEGIDCLTLESYHALGGIRQLLPAQATDLMRHFNAVEQAIAQRIFLKLTQFGEGTEDTRRRVSKSQIISPAFAPEEAGLVERILEKLVSARLLVVDQVVINAPEQQITTSSSQASSQSERSADDRITDDRSTRNPLRRGQVKRDGMQLPAAHPTLPEKLSQPVVDVAHEALIRHWTLLRQWCDRDRDMLRCLRGLEEAAQIWYAAGQPASVEFLLTGTRLHEAERLLADHAQELTALTQEYVLASRQETKRLQRESRQLRLAVPACLVATLAVILGQSLSAIQSQTEKEEQLRLATARERAAITQTILQEANSPTTALLIGRLAAQEGASDVAENSLRQSLQTLRLQLELPATQSGIEQITLSPDQRHLATASADGKIHLWSIHPYRLYSRTSPPQPGQILDWTIGAGEPLAEKLPITGVQFSPDGQSIAAFVAGQPDIKLWSVQYGALLLHLKGSAPVKQIRFSPTGEWIAAVHADRSLAMWRTDTGQLQTRLVHTEAIDQVQFTPDGQFLLLGSEALPRPQSLRRYRLVGAANHTLQLQPAAMPDLATPNQKNLMQAKQIQHTVLSPQGQWLATWRAGQVSLKQSITGQPAGHFSVSGTVKMRFSPDDRQLAVLAGDRLLLYNVATQRLKQIALGDWGASPTAASSLPANPASHRETELTFSPDGQWLAVRSWETAGNRKHQIIQIWNGRSGERVGMPLQADKVTTLYFSPDNAYLITGDGEGRLQFWAVQTGGELPTLEQVNAPTQWTVFLTPDRLSDAQINSEQGQAGQKEGQNSGKQATQLITIAADGQLQQWSLPSLAGAPVASPSPTFPLPVHTAALEQQSFWQKFTQQKFTQQKFTQSPVQRNFLAMTPIASPFNAWAKPRRGQSEPAEVDALQLQPSVGVESATAGKFQTRSLPDQEVMRPAARSSALPFPGLLSSAALSRDGQWFALADAQGTIALRQRQANQNFALRYQIQNWALESRSERGDIASGSLSQVTETPINPSNSATSDRPAPETAQRRVRIEQLSFSPDGRYLLGVGSDKTVRLWQVESGTLIQIWADHQAKIHQARFSPDGSFIMTASEDKTARIFRIEAGQASQNLDSAASQVPAKVSLSRSLAVLQHSTAVSSSSFSPDQQQVVTGGIDGQARIYDRATGQLQFVLMGHGAAITDVQYSPDGKFIVTASADGTAIVWSARTGERQAVLNSDRQRATVQPLLQASFSPAGDYIATLAQNGQVHLWAATWQHLLTLAQERTTRQLTPEECSRYLNLSAENCPKLSVPE, encoded by the coding sequence ATGTCGCGTGATGCACTAGTTGTAGGAGTAAATACATACCAAAATCTACCGGGGTTAAAAGCGCCAGCACGGGATGCCGAAGCAGTGGCAAAAATGCTGCATACCTATGGAGAATTTCGGGTTCATCGTTTGCCAGAAGTTCTTCAAGCGGGGCAGCCCCAGGTTGGGCAAAAAACGCAGGTGACACTGCAAATGCTCGAATCTGCCCTGATCCAGCTTTTTAAGCCTAAAGGCCGCTCCGTGGCGCAGACGGCTCTCTTTTACTTTTCCGGGCATGGACTTCAACGCGAAGCTGGAATTCGGGAGGGATTTCTGGCTCCCAGCAATACCGATCCCGATCGCGGATTCTATGGTCTGTCCCTGTTCTGGCTGCGGCGTCTGCTTCAGGAAAGCCCGGTGCGCCAGCGCATTATTATCCTGGACTGCTGCCACAGCGGAGAACTGCTGAATTTCCTGGAGGCAGATCCGGGAGCGGTTCCGGGAACCGATCGTCTATTCATGGCAGCTTCGCGGGAGTATGAGACCGCCTATGAGTCGATCGACAGTCCCTACAGCGTATTTACCCAGGCACTCCTGACCGGACTTGACCCCTCCCGGAACCAAACGGGAACGGTAAATCACCACGCCCTTACCGACTGGGTCAACCACCAACTCAAGGGCGAAATTCAGCAGCCGCTATTCGAGAGTTCTGGCAGCGAAATTATCCTGACGCGGCAAGTCACCCGCCTCGATCGCCCGCTCGATCGGATGGAAGGGACAACGAACCTTTACCCAACGCAGCCGCCTATTCAAACCAGTTCCCTGTCTCTGGTTTGTCCCTATCGAGGGCAGGAGTGTTTTGAGGAGCAGCACGCCGAATTCTTCTTTGGACGAGAGGCATTGACCGTGGAGCTGCTGCAAAAGCTAGAAACGGATCGTCTGGTCGCGGTGGTTGGCGCGTCGGGTATCGGCAAATCCTCCCTGGTGCGGGCAGGACTCGTTCCCTTACTCCGGCAAAAGCATCAGCGGCAGAGACATCAGCAGCCAATAGAGCAAGTCTGCACTGCTTCCACGCCAACGGCTCCCGGTCAGGGTTCCCTCAGTGCTTCCTTCCAGCCTCCAACTTCTGATTTGCAGATCAAACTGCTAACTCCCAGCGTGCATCCGCTCAAAAGTTTGGCGGCGGCTTTTGTTAGCCCGGAAGCGAATCCAATCGATCGGGCAGAACAGCTCGTACGCGCAGAACAGCTTTTGCAGTCAGGTGCCGCTGGATTGGTTCAGCTGATTCGGGCCAGCTTGCCGCCGTCGGGCACTACGGGATTGTCTCCCAGCCGACCCACCTGCGGTGGCAGCGTGAAACGATCGCAGGTTGTTCTGATCATTGACCAGCTAGAGGAAATTTTTGCCCAGAGCGTTACTGAATGGGAAAGGCAGCAATTTTTTGCCTGTTTAGCGGTGGCAGAGCAAGAGTTGGCGAACTGTCTCAAGATCGTGGTAGTGCTGCGATCGGACTTTATTAATCAGTGTCAGTCCTTTGAGTTGCTGGCAGCTCCAGTGACTCGCCATCCTGTAGTGGTGCCCTCGCTCAAGTATGAGCAGCTGAAGGCGGCGATCGTCCGTCCGGCGCAAAAGGCGGGGCTGCGCTGCGAACCGAATCTGGTCTATACCCTGCTGCTGGATGTGATGGGGGCATCGGGGGAACTGGCGCTCCTGCAATCTACGCTGCTCAAACTCTGGCAGCAGCGTCAATCCACTCCGGAAGGCATCGACTGTTTGACGCTGGAGAGCTATCACGCCTTGGGCGGTATTCGCCAACTGTTGCCAGCCCAGGCAACTGACTTGATGCGCCACTTTAATGCAGTAGAGCAGGCGATCGCCCAGCGGATTTTCCTGAAGCTGACCCAGTTTGGTGAGGGGACAGAGGACACCCGCCGTCGGGTATCAAAATCTCAAATTATCAGTCCTGCCTTTGCGCCAGAGGAAGCGGGACTCGTCGAGCGAATTTTGGAAAAGCTAGTCTCCGCCCGGTTGCTGGTGGTCGATCAGGTTGTTATCAATGCACCGGAGCAGCAGATTACGACATCCTCAAGCCAAGCCTCAAGTCAAAGCGAGCGATCTGCGGACGATAGGATTACCGACGATCGCAGCACCAGAAATCCGCTAAGGCGAGGTCAGGTCAAAAGGGATGGAATGCAGCTCCCAGCAGCTCATCCGACGCTACCTGAGAAGCTATCCCAGCCAGTGGTGGATGTGGCTCATGAAGCGCTGATCCGTCACTGGACTCTATTACGTCAATGGTGCGATCGCGATCGAGACATGCTGCGCTGTTTGAGGGGATTAGAGGAAGCTGCCCAGATCTGGTATGCCGCCGGACAGCCTGCTTCGGTAGAGTTCTTGTTAACCGGGACGCGCCTCCACGAGGCAGAGAGGCTGCTTGCCGATCACGCTCAGGAACTCACTGCCCTAACGCAGGAGTATGTGCTTGCCAGTCGGCAGGAAACAAAGCGCCTTCAGCGCGAATCTCGTCAACTGCGCTTGGCGGTTCCAGCCTGTCTGGTGGCAACCCTGGCAGTGATTCTAGGGCAGTCTCTCAGCGCGATTCAGTCCCAGACTGAGAAGGAAGAACAGCTCCGTCTGGCAACCGCCCGCGAACGAGCCGCCATTACCCAAACTATTCTTCAGGAAGCCAACAGCCCGACGACCGCACTCCTGATTGGACGCCTAGCCGCTCAGGAAGGAGCCAGCGACGTTGCTGAAAATAGCCTACGCCAATCCCTGCAAACGCTGCGCCTTCAGCTCGAATTGCCTGCAACCCAAAGCGGCATTGAGCAAATTACGCTCAGTCCGGATCAGCGTCATCTGGCAACCGCCAGCGCAGACGGTAAAATTCACCTCTGGTCAATTCATCCCTACAGGCTGTATAGCCGCACTAGCCCACCGCAACCGGGTCAAATCCTGGATTGGACGATCGGGGCAGGGGAACCACTGGCAGAAAAGCTGCCCATTACGGGGGTTCAGTTCAGTCCCGATGGTCAATCGATCGCTGCATTTGTGGCAGGACAGCCGGATATTAAGCTGTGGTCTGTTCAGTATGGTGCCTTGCTGCTGCACCTCAAGGGGTCGGCTCCGGTGAAGCAAATTCGCTTTAGCCCAACCGGGGAATGGATTGCCGCCGTTCATGCCGATCGCAGTCTGGCAATGTGGCGTACGGACACCGGACAGCTTCAGACCCGCCTGGTGCACACGGAGGCGATCGACCAGGTGCAGTTTACTCCGGATGGACAGTTTTTACTCCTGGGGTCAGAGGCGTTGCCTCGCCCGCAGAGCCTTCGCCGCTACCGTCTGGTAGGAGCCGCAAATCATACCCTTCAGCTCCAGCCTGCTGCAATGCCCGATCTTGCCACGCCGAATCAAAAGAATCTGATGCAGGCAAAGCAAATTCAGCATACGGTTTTGAGTCCGCAGGGACAATGGCTGGCAACCTGGAGGGCAGGACAGGTCAGCCTGAAGCAATCGATAACAGGACAGCCTGCTGGTCATTTTTCGGTGAGCGGTACGGTGAAGATGCGGTTTAGCCCGGACGATCGACAGCTTGCAGTATTGGCGGGCGATCGGCTACTGCTGTACAACGTTGCAACCCAACGTCTGAAGCAGATTGCTCTGGGCGATTGGGGGGCAAGTCCAACAGCGGCGAGTTCACTTCCTGCGAACCCTGCATCCCATCGGGAAACGGAGCTGACCTTTAGCCCCGATGGACAATGGCTGGCAGTTCGCTCCTGGGAAACGGCTGGAAATCGAAAGCACCAGATCATTCAGATCTGGAATGGACGATCGGGTGAACGGGTTGGGATGCCGCTGCAAGCAGACAAGGTGACGACCCTGTATTTCAGCCCTGATAATGCCTATCTCATTACCGGCGATGGGGAAGGACGGCTCCAGTTCTGGGCAGTGCAAACGGGGGGCGAACTGCCAACCCTGGAACAGGTGAATGCCCCAACGCAGTGGACTGTCTTCCTCACACCCGATCGACTGAGCGATGCCCAGATTAATTCTGAGCAGGGGCAAGCGGGACAAAAGGAAGGGCAAAACAGCGGTAAACAGGCAACCCAGCTAATTACGATCGCTGCCGATGGGCAACTTCAGCAATGGTCTCTGCCAAGTCTGGCTGGGGCTCCGGTGGCTTCTCCCAGTCCCACCTTTCCCTTGCCCGTCCATACCGCCGCTTTAGAGCAGCAAAGTTTTTGGCAGAAGTTCACTCAGCAAAAGTTCACGCAGCAAAAGTTCACGCAGTCCCCAGTGCAGCGCAATTTCCTGGCAATGACGCCGATCGCTTCACCGTTTAATGCTTGGGCAAAGCCTCGACGGGGGCAGAGCGAGCCAGCAGAGGTAGATGCTTTGCAGTTGCAGCCGTCTGTCGGAGTTGAGTCAGCCACGGCAGGGAAATTCCAGACGCGCAGTTTACCCGATCAAGAAGTCATGCGTCCAGCCGCAAGGAGTTCTGCCCTACCCTTTCCAGGTCTGCTCAGCAGTGCGGCGTTGAGCCGCGACGGTCAATGGTTTGCGCTGGCAGACGCCCAGGGGACGATCGCTCTGCGTCAGCGTCAGGCTAACCAGAACTTTGCGCTGCGCTATCAGATTCAAAACTGGGCGCTCGAAAGCCGATCGGAACGGGGGGACATTGCCTCTGGGTCATTAAGCCAGGTCACGGAGACACCGATTAATCCATCAAATTCTGCGACAAGCGATCGTCCTGCACCAGAGACAGCGCAGCGACGGGTCAGAATTGAGCAGCTCAGCTTTAGCCCGGATGGACGATATCTTCTGGGCGTAGGCAGTGACAAGACGGTTCGCCTCTGGCAGGTTGAATCGGGCACCCTGATTCAGATTTGGGCTGATCACCAAGCAAAAATCCATCAGGCAAGATTTAGCCCGGACGGTTCCTTCATCATGACTGCCAGTGAGGATAAAACGGCACGAATTTTCCGGATAGAAGCAGGGCAAGCATCGCAAAACCTTGATTCAGCAGCGTCTCAGGTTCCGGCAAAGGTATCGCTCAGCCGATCGCTGGCTGTTTTGCAGCATAGCACTGCCGTTAGCAGCAGCAGCTTTAGCCCAGACCAGCAGCAGGTTGTAACGGGTGGTATAGACGGTCAGGCAAGGATTTACGATCGCGCTACGGGACAGCTTCAGTTTGTGCTGATGGGGCATGGGGCAGCCATTACGGATGTGCAGTATAGCCCTGATGGGAAATTTATTGTAACCGCAAGTGCAGATGGAACGGCGATCGTCTGGAGTGCGCGCACGGGAGAACGGCAGGCAGTCCTCAACTCCGATAGACAGCGAGCCACTGTCCAACCCCTGCTGCAAGCTAGCTTCAGCCCGGCAGGAGACTACATTGCCACCCTTGCTCAAAACGGGCAGGTTCATCTCTGGGCAGCCACCTGGCAGCATCTGCTCACCCTGGCACAGGAGCGCACTACGCGTCAGCTCACTCCAGAGGAATGTAGCCGCTACCTGAACCTGTCCGCTGAGAATTGCCCCAAGTTATCGGTTCCAGAATGA